The following proteins are encoded in a genomic region of Acidobacteriota bacterium:
- a CDS encoding GDP-mannose 4,6-dehydratase: protein MSSYWKNRSAFVTGATGFIGAHVTRLLVEQGARVVCLQRDAVRANALDLFDLRRRVTVIQGSLEDYALLERALNEYAIEAVFHLAAQAIVGAANRSPLSTFETNIRGSYFLLEACRVSQTVKRVVVASSDKAYGSHDELPYHEDYPLLGLFPYDASKVCTDVLARSYAHSYGLPVAVTRFANIYGPGDMNLSRIIPGTILSVLRGEAPLIRSDGTPLREFVYVDDVARGYLALAEQIETARGEAFNFGAGEPVQMLALVNRIIALAGQEGRLTPNVLLKQKIEREIDAQYLSAEKAETRLGWRAEIALDEGLLRTLDWYRQHLAELN from the coding sequence ATGAGTTCTTACTGGAAAAATCGATCGGCCTTTGTCACTGGCGCGACCGGCTTTATCGGCGCGCACGTCACGCGGTTGTTGGTCGAACAGGGGGCGCGCGTCGTCTGTTTGCAACGCGATGCGGTGCGCGCCAATGCGCTTGATCTGTTTGATCTGCGCCGTCGCGTCACCGTCATTCAAGGCAGTCTCGAAGACTATGCTCTGCTCGAACGCGCGCTGAACGAATACGCGATCGAAGCCGTCTTCCATCTCGCCGCCCAGGCCATTGTCGGCGCGGCCAATCGTTCGCCGCTTTCGACCTTTGAGACGAACATTCGCGGCAGTTACTTTTTGCTCGAAGCCTGCCGCGTCAGCCAGACCGTCAAGCGCGTCGTCGTCGCGTCCAGCGATAAAGCCTATGGCTCACACGACGAATTGCCTTATCACGAAGACTACCCATTGCTAGGCCTATTCCCTTACGACGCCTCGAAAGTTTGCACCGATGTGCTGGCGCGTTCGTATGCGCACAGCTATGGCCTGCCGGTGGCGGTGACGCGCTTCGCCAACATTTACGGGCCGGGCGATATGAATCTGTCGCGCATTATTCCCGGCACGATTCTGTCGGTGCTGCGTGGCGAAGCGCCGCTCATTCGCAGCGACGGCACGCCCTTGCGCGAGTTCGTTTATGTGGACGATGTCGCGCGTGGTTATTTGGCGCTGGCCGAACAGATCGAAACGGCGCGCGGCGAGGCGTTCAATTTCGGCGCGGGCGAACCGGTGCAGATGCTGGCGCTGGTCAATCGCATCATCGCCTTGGCGGGGCAGGAAGGGCGCCTCACACCCAACGTGCTGCTCAAACAAAAGATCGAACGCGAGATTGACGCGCAATATCTGTCGGCGGAAAAAGCCGAAACACGGCTGGGCTGGCGTGCCGAGATTGCGTTGGATGAAGGATTGTTGCGCACGCTTGACTGGTATCGCCAGCATTTGGCTGAACTGAACTAA
- the rfbF gene encoding glucose-1-phosphate cytidylyltransferase, with product MKTVILCGGRGTRLGEHGVNLPKALIEIGARPLLWHLLKIYAHYGLNDFVLCLGYLGDTIKRYFVERHWLDHDFTLELSAGGEMQLLKHERGRDDWRITFADTGQDTDTGGRLKRIQHYLGEDETFCVTYGDGLANVDLPALLAFHRAHGKLATLTAVHPRSSFGILKLDAQSAVTNFEEKPMMQEWINGGFFVFNRGIFDYLDADCVLEREPLERLARAGELIAYQHTGFWKCLDTYKDNVEFNQLWDAGQAEWKVW from the coding sequence ATGAAAACCGTCATCCTTTGCGGCGGGCGCGGCACCCGTTTGGGCGAACACGGCGTCAATCTGCCCAAGGCGCTGATCGAAATCGGCGCGCGTCCGCTGCTGTGGCATCTGCTGAAAATTTATGCGCACTACGGGCTGAATGATTTCGTGCTTTGTCTGGGTTATTTGGGCGACACGATCAAACGCTATTTCGTCGAACGGCACTGGCTCGATCACGACTTCACGCTGGAACTCAGCGCGGGTGGCGAGATGCAATTGCTCAAACACGAACGCGGACGTGATGACTGGCGCATCACCTTTGCCGACACGGGACAGGACACCGACACCGGCGGACGCCTCAAACGCATTCAACATTACCTTGGTGAGGATGAAACGTTTTGCGTGACGTATGGCGACGGCTTGGCCAATGTGGATTTGCCTGCCCTGCTCGCTTTTCACCGCGCGCATGGCAAACTGGCGACGCTGACGGCAGTGCATCCGCGTTCCAGCTTTGGCATTTTGAAACTCGACGCACAGAGCGCCGTGACCAATTTTGAAGAGAAGCCGATGATGCAGGAGTGGATCAACGGCGGCTTCTTCGTTTTCAATCGTGGCATCTTTGATTATCTCGACGCTGATTGCGTGCTTGAGCGCGAACCGCTGGAACGACTGGCACGCGCGGGCGAATTGATTGCCTACCAGCACACGGGCTTTTGGAAGTGCTTGGATACGTACAAGGATAACGTCGAATTTAATCAATTGTGGGATGCCGGACAGGCCGAATGGAAAGTTTGGTAA
- a CDS encoding pyridoxamine 5'-phosphate oxidase family protein, translated as MSQPAEPQAGRPHMPEYGISADPAGMLPWSWAVERLQTPRNYWLSTTRPDGRPHVMPIWCVWVNNAFYFSTGARSRKARNLAANPLCVISVEHSEGSVMVEGTAEITATESVPQEAFTAYKIKYDWELDPKMGPIYVLQPRVIFGFSNVPGEYTGSATRWTF; from the coding sequence ATGTCCCAACCAGCAGAACCGCAAGCCGGCCGCCCGCACATGCCCGAGTACGGCATTTCCGCAGATCCCGCCGGAATGCTGCCGTGGTCGTGGGCCGTCGAGCGCTTGCAAACACCGCGCAACTATTGGCTCTCGACCACACGGCCCGACGGGCGGCCCCATGTAATGCCGATCTGGTGCGTGTGGGTCAACAATGCTTTCTATTTCAGCACCGGCGCGCGCTCGCGCAAAGCGCGCAACCTGGCTGCCAATCCGCTTTGCGTGATCAGCGTCGAACACAGCGAGGGTTCGGTGATGGTGGAAGGAACGGCTGAAATCACGGCAACAGAGAGCGTGCCGCAAGAAGCGTTCACTGCATACAAAATCAAATACGACTGGGAACTCGATCCGAAAATGGGGCCGATCTATGTGCTGCAACCACGTGTAATTTTCGGGTTCAGCAACGTGCCGGGCGAGTATACGGGAAGTGCGACTCGGTGGACGTTCTAG
- a CDS encoding sugar phosphate isomerase/epimerase, with protein MTISRRTLLKSSAGAALCHALTDNALPVAVAAGPSTARIRFGVSTYSYWHFDKVKYPVEKVIENAAQLGFEGVEILHRQMENETKPYLNKLKRMAWDNGLSLFFLSIHQNFVQADKAKRQEHIDHTKRCLDLAHYLGCPAIRLNSGRWGTIPDFQKMLDAGGKEQPLPGYTDDDAFNWCIESINQCLPHAEAAGVAMALENHWGLTTSVEGLLRIYKAVNSPWLVLNVDTGNFFGEPYSQLERLAPHASIVQAKTYYGGGVYYTLDPDFKRIAKILRGAGFKGWISLEMEGKEDAQIAVAKSLQVLRESFNG; from the coding sequence ATGACTATCTCAAGACGCACTTTGCTTAAAAGCAGCGCAGGCGCGGCGCTTTGCCACGCCTTAACTGACAACGCTTTGCCAGTGGCAGTGGCAGCCGGGCCTTCCACTGCGCGCATCCGTTTTGGCGTTTCGACGTATTCGTACTGGCATTTTGACAAGGTGAAGTATCCGGTAGAAAAAGTGATTGAAAACGCCGCGCAACTGGGGTTCGAGGGCGTCGAAATTCTGCACCGCCAGATGGAGAACGAAACGAAGCCCTATCTGAACAAGCTGAAACGGATGGCGTGGGACAACGGGCTGTCGCTTTTCTTCCTCTCGATTCATCAAAACTTTGTGCAAGCCGACAAAGCCAAACGGCAGGAGCACATTGACCACACTAAGCGCTGCCTTGACCTCGCGCATTATCTGGGTTGTCCGGCAATTCGCTTGAACTCGGGCCGCTGGGGCACGATTCCCGACTTTCAGAAGATGCTTGATGCCGGTGGCAAAGAACAGCCGTTGCCCGGTTACACCGACGATGACGCTTTCAACTGGTGCATCGAATCCATCAACCAATGCCTGCCGCATGCCGAAGCCGCCGGTGTCGCAATGGCGCTGGAAAATCACTGGGGTTTGACGACTTCGGTGGAAGGGCTGCTGCGCATTTACAAAGCCGTCAATTCGCCTTGGCTGGTGCTGAACGTGGACACGGGCAATTTCTTTGGCGAACCATACTCGCAACTCGAACGGCTGGCCCCGCACGCCAGCATCGTTCAGGCCAAAACCTATTACGGCGGCGGTGTCTATTACACGCTCGATCCTGATTTCAAACGCATTGCCAAAATCCTGCGCGGCGCCGGTTTCAAAGGCTGGATTTCGCTGGAGATGGAAGGTAAGGAAGACGCCCAGATTGCCGTGGCGAAAAGCTTGCAAGTCTTGCGCGAGTCGTTCAACGGCTAA